The proteins below come from a single Parageobacillus toebii NBRC 107807 genomic window:
- a CDS encoding G5 and 3D domain-containing protein: MLPNVKKISGSLRKNFTVTASSFIALSATTGFAGYEIAKDDVTLTANGKKQEIRTHAKTVKEVLQEQNIKPRKEDRVYPSLDTPITDDLNIVWEASKKVTLTVDGKKQEIWTTAKNVAELLNSQHIKIEKHDKIAPAPNTKIKKGMKVNIEKAFPVQLNVGGKQQQVWATSTTVADFLKQQNVKLDELDRVEPSLQDKLKENMVVKVIKVEKVTDVVEEPVDFAVVTRQDAQLPKGEQRIISPGEKGRVSKKYEVVLENGKEVSRKLIETKMIKESKNRIVAIGTKVAKSRPAHTQSRSVQTVSRGQKHAAREIYVVASAYTAYCQGCSGTTRMGINLRANPSAKVIAVDPNVIPLGSKVYVEGYGYAIAADTGSGINGYEIDVFIPKQSDALRWGRKRVKVRILQ, from the coding sequence ATGTTACCCAATGTGAAGAAGATTTCTGGTTCATTGAGGAAAAATTTCACTGTTACTGCTAGTAGTTTTATAGCTTTGTCAGCGACAACGGGATTTGCTGGGTACGAAATAGCCAAAGATGATGTGACACTAACGGCAAACGGAAAAAAACAAGAGATTCGTACTCATGCAAAAACGGTAAAAGAAGTATTACAGGAGCAAAATATTAAGCCAAGGAAAGAAGATCGCGTCTATCCATCGTTAGATACGCCGATTACAGATGATTTAAACATCGTTTGGGAAGCGAGCAAGAAAGTCACTTTGACAGTAGATGGAAAAAAACAAGAAATATGGACGACTGCAAAGAACGTTGCCGAGCTATTAAACTCACAACATATTAAAATCGAAAAGCACGACAAAATTGCCCCAGCACCAAATACAAAAATTAAAAAGGGAATGAAAGTGAACATAGAAAAGGCATTCCCGGTTCAATTAAATGTCGGCGGTAAACAGCAACAAGTGTGGGCAACTTCGACTACTGTCGCTGACTTTTTAAAACAACAAAATGTAAAATTAGATGAACTCGACCGTGTAGAGCCATCTTTACAGGACAAACTAAAAGAAAATATGGTCGTAAAAGTAATTAAAGTTGAAAAAGTCACCGATGTAGTGGAAGAACCAGTTGACTTTGCAGTCGTCACTAGACAAGATGCACAATTGCCAAAAGGAGAACAACGTATTATTAGCCCTGGAGAAAAGGGGCGAGTTTCGAAAAAGTATGAAGTAGTGCTCGAAAATGGAAAAGAAGTATCGCGGAAATTAATTGAGACAAAGATGATAAAAGAAAGTAAAAATCGGATTGTTGCTATCGGTACGAAAGTGGCTAAAAGCCGACCTGCCCATACGCAAAGCCGCTCTGTTCAGACCGTATCGCGCGGTCAAAAGCATGCAGCGCGAGAAATTTATGTTGTTGCTAGCGCCTATACTGCTTATTGTCAAGGATGTTCAGGAACAACGAGAATGGGAATTAACTTACGTGCAAATCCTTCTGCAAAAGTAATCGCAGTGGATCCAAACGTTATTCCGCTTGGATCAAAAGTGTACGTAGAAGGATACGGATATGCTATAGCTGCTGATACAGGATCAGGTATTAATGGTTATGAAATTGACGTGTTTATTCCAAAGCAATCGGATGCACTTCGTTGGGGTAGAAAGCGTGTGAAAGTGAGAATTCTTCAATAA
- the rnmV gene encoding ribonuclease M5 gives MKIKEIIVVEGKDDTVAIQRAVDADTIETNGSAISEETIERIKLAKEKRGVIIFTDPDFPGEKIRKTITERVPGCKHAFLPRKAAIAKNGKGIGVEHASVEDIRQALKNVYEETTEWKEEITFDELVAAGLIGGELAKKRRQHLGEILKIGYTNGKQLYKRLQVFQISKETFYAALEQVLQEEANDE, from the coding sequence ATGAAGATTAAAGAAATTATTGTTGTGGAAGGAAAAGACGATACAGTGGCGATTCAGCGCGCCGTTGATGCAGATACCATTGAAACGAACGGGTCGGCAATTAGTGAAGAAACGATTGAACGAATTAAATTAGCAAAAGAAAAACGTGGCGTAATTATTTTTACGGACCCTGATTTTCCAGGTGAAAAAATTCGCAAAACGATTACAGAGCGTGTCCCAGGCTGCAAACATGCTTTTTTGCCAAGAAAAGCGGCTATTGCGAAAAATGGGAAAGGAATTGGCGTAGAACATGCGTCTGTGGAAGATATCCGTCAAGCGTTGAAAAACGTGTATGAGGAAACAACAGAGTGGAAGGAAGAGATTACGTTTGATGAACTCGTTGCTGCTGGTTTAATCGGTGGAGAATTAGCGAAAAAGCGGCGCCAACATTTAGGTGAAATTTTAAAAATAGGATATACAAACGGAAAGCAGCTTTATAAGCGATTGCAAGTATTTCAAATCTCTAAAGAAACATTTTATGCAGCATTAGAGCAAGTATTGCAGGAGGAAGCAAATGATGAATAA
- the rsmA gene encoding 16S rRNA (adenine(1518)-N(6)/adenine(1519)-N(6))-dimethyltransferase RsmA — MNKDIATPGRTREILEKYGFSFKKSLGQNFLIDTNILRKIVDFAELSDETGAIEIGPGIGALTEQLARRAKKVVAFEIDQRLLPILEDTLSPYGNIRIIHQDVLKADIHRVISEEFTGMTDIMVVANLPYYVTTPIIMKLLTDRLPIRGMVVMLQKEVADRLAAKPGTKDYGSLSIAVQYYTEAETVMTVPRTVFIPQPNVDSAVIRLIKRKQPPVKVEDEAFFFQVVRASFAQRRKTILNNLVNNLPNGKAMKEQIERVLTETDIDPRRRGETLTMEEFAALSNALRHVL; from the coding sequence ATGAATAAAGACATTGCCACACCGGGGCGAACCCGGGAAATCCTGGAAAAGTATGGGTTTTCATTTAAAAAAAGTTTAGGACAAAATTTTTTAATTGACACCAATATTTTGCGGAAAATTGTCGATTTTGCCGAGCTTTCGGACGAAACAGGAGCGATTGAAATCGGTCCTGGAATCGGTGCTTTAACGGAGCAGCTGGCACGCCGTGCGAAAAAGGTAGTCGCGTTTGAAATTGATCAGCGGCTTTTACCGATTTTAGAGGATACATTATCACCGTATGGAAACATCCGTATTATCCATCAAGATGTTTTAAAAGCGGATATTCACCGCGTGATCTCCGAAGAATTTACCGGCATGACCGATATTATGGTAGTGGCAAATTTGCCGTACTACGTCACAACACCGATTATTATGAAGCTATTGACAGATCGCTTGCCGATTCGCGGCATGGTTGTTATGTTGCAAAAAGAAGTGGCGGACCGCCTAGCCGCAAAGCCGGGAACGAAAGATTACGGTTCGTTGTCGATTGCAGTTCAATATTATACAGAAGCGGAGACGGTCATGACCGTCCCAAGAACGGTGTTTATCCCGCAGCCGAACGTGGATTCTGCTGTTATTCGGTTAATAAAGCGAAAGCAGCCGCCTGTTAAAGTGGAAGACGAAGCGTTTTTCTTTCAAGTGGTGCGGGCAAGCTTTGCGCAGCGCCGGAAAACGATTTTAAACAATTTAGTAAACAATTTGCCAAACGGAAAAGCGATGAAAGAGCAAATAGAGCGTGTCTTAACAGAGACAGACATTGACCCGCGCCGCCGCGGAGAAACGCTGACAATGGAGGAGTTTGCCGCGCTTAGCAATGCGCTGCGGCACGTTCTGTAA
- the yabG gene encoding sporulation peptidase YabG: MDVKVGDIVARKSYNCDLLFRVIDVKEKDGEKEATLYGEDVRLVADAPCSDLVIIGEREQQERKKKEIELIEQSYKLFRQDYHVMKQKTEYRATGGYRTEKDFFQIPGRVLHLDGDPLYLRKCLDLYERIGVPVYGIYCDESEMSEKVGELLERFRPDILVITGHDSYSNSKGKVTDLKAYRHSKHFVQTVKEARKKVPHLDQLIIFAGACQSHFESLIRAGANFASSPARVNIHALDPVYVVSRISFTPFMETVDVWDVLRNTLTGEKGLGGVETKGVLRTGMPFRSIGEMSD, translated from the coding sequence ATGGACGTTAAGGTCGGCGATATTGTTGCAAGAAAGTCGTATAACTGTGATTTATTGTTTCGTGTAATAGATGTGAAAGAAAAAGATGGGGAAAAAGAAGCGACTTTATATGGCGAAGATGTCAGACTGGTCGCCGATGCCCCATGCAGTGATTTAGTCATTATTGGTGAACGGGAACAGCAGGAAAGAAAGAAAAAGGAAATAGAGCTTATAGAACAATCGTATAAGCTATTCCGACAAGATTACCATGTAATGAAGCAAAAAACAGAGTACCGGGCGACGGGAGGATACCGAACGGAAAAAGATTTTTTTCAAATTCCGGGGCGCGTCCTTCATTTGGACGGTGACCCTTTATATTTGCGGAAGTGTTTAGATTTATATGAACGAATCGGAGTGCCGGTATACGGAATTTATTGTGATGAAAGCGAAATGTCTGAAAAAGTCGGTGAGCTTCTTGAACGATTCCGCCCTGATATTTTAGTGATTACCGGCCATGATTCTTATTCCAATTCAAAAGGAAAAGTAACGGATTTAAAGGCATATCGCCATTCAAAACATTTTGTACAAACAGTAAAAGAAGCACGTAAAAAAGTTCCTCATCTTGACCAGCTGATTATTTTTGCGGGGGCGTGTCAATCCCATTTTGAATCGCTTATTCGCGCCGGGGCCAATTTTGCCAGCTCCCCCGCACGCGTAAACATTCATGCGCTGGACCCAGTTTATGTCGTCTCGAGAATTAGTTTTACCCCTTTTATGGAAACGGTAGATGTTTGGGATGTACTTCGCAATACATTAACTGGAGAAAAAGGACTTGGAGGAGTAGAAACGAAAGGAGTATTGCGCACGGGAATGCCTTTTCGTTCCATTGGTGAAATGAGCGATTAA
- the veg gene encoding biofilm formation stimulator Veg — translation MAKTLSDIKKALDSNIGRRLTLRANGGRRKTIERCGILAETYPSVFVIELDQKENAFERVSFSYADVLTETVQLTFLDDDQAGRQ, via the coding sequence ATGGCAAAAACTTTATCCGATATTAAAAAAGCGTTGGATTCTAATATCGGCAGACGTTTGACATTGCGCGCAAACGGCGGACGAAGAAAAACGATTGAACGATGCGGAATTTTAGCTGAAACGTATCCATCGGTATTTGTTATTGAACTCGACCAAAAAGAAAATGCGTTTGAACGGGTATCGTTTAGTTACGCTGATGTGTTAACAGAAACAGTACAATTGACGTTTTTAGATGACGATCAAGCGGGTAGGCAGTAG
- a CDS encoding small, acid-soluble spore protein, alpha/beta type translates to MGRRRGIMSQRFKEELAKELGFYDVVQREGWGAIRAKDAGNMVKLAIEKAERQLAENMK, encoded by the coding sequence TTGGGTCGACGTCGTGGAATTATGTCGCAACGCTTTAAAGAAGAGTTGGCGAAAGAATTAGGCTTTTATGATGTCGTTCAAAGAGAAGGATGGGGCGCGATCCGCGCGAAAGATGCTGGGAATATGGTGAAATTAGCGATTGAAAAAGCGGAACGACAGCTAGCCGAGAACATGAAATAG
- the purR gene encoding pur operon repressor: MKLRRSGRLVDMTHYLLERPHQLIPLTFFADRYESAKSSISEDLAIIKQTFEQQGIGTIKTLPGAAGGVQYIPKMSKQEAEEIVTYLCEQLSRPDRLLPGGYLYMTDILGDPRIVNKIGRLYASIFADRPVDVVMTIATKGIPLAYAVAHFLYVPVVIVRHDNKVTEGSMVSINYVSGSSKRIQTMVLAKRSLAEGANVLIIDDFMKAGGTVNGMVNLLNEFNAKLSGIGVLVESEETKERLVDEYISLVKLSSVDVKEKQITVKAGNYIHFME, translated from the coding sequence ATGAAGTTAAGGCGCAGCGGCCGTTTAGTCGATATGACCCATTATCTTCTCGAACGGCCTCATCAGCTTATTCCGCTTACTTTTTTTGCAGATCGTTATGAATCGGCGAAGTCATCGATTAGTGAGGATTTAGCCATTATTAAACAAACGTTTGAACAGCAAGGAATCGGAACGATCAAAACATTGCCAGGCGCAGCGGGCGGAGTGCAATATATTCCGAAAATGTCGAAACAGGAAGCGGAAGAGATTGTTACATATTTATGTGAGCAACTATCACGCCCAGATCGGCTGTTGCCTGGCGGATATTTGTATATGACCGATATTCTTGGCGACCCTCGTATTGTGAACAAAATCGGCCGTCTATATGCGTCCATTTTTGCCGACCGGCCGGTGGATGTCGTCATGACGATTGCAACAAAAGGAATCCCGCTTGCTTATGCGGTAGCTCATTTTTTGTATGTTCCTGTCGTTATTGTCCGCCATGACAATAAAGTGACAGAAGGGTCGATGGTCAGCATTAACTATGTTTCCGGTTCTTCTAAACGCATTCAAACGATGGTGCTAGCCAAGCGGAGTTTAGCCGAAGGAGCCAATGTGTTAATCATCGATGATTTTATGAAAGCCGGCGGAACGGTAAACGGCATGGTGAATTTATTAAATGAATTTAACGCCAAACTTTCCGGCATCGGTGTTCTTGTCGAGTCGGAAGAAACGAAAGAGCGACTTGTTGATGAATATATTTCGCTCGTAAAATTATCTTCTGTCGATGTTAAAGAAAAACAAATTACCGTAAAAGCAGGAAATTATATTCATTTTATGGAATAG
- a CDS encoding RidA family protein, with protein sequence MKKVETNKAPQAIGPYSQGIIVNNMFYSSGQIPLTPEGEMVQGDIKAQTHQVFQNLKAVLEAAGASLDTVVKTTVFLKNMDDFAAMNEVYSEYFTNHKPARSCVEVARLPKDALVEIEVVALIR encoded by the coding sequence ATGAAAAAGGTAGAAACGAATAAAGCGCCGCAAGCGATCGGTCCGTATTCGCAAGGAATTATCGTCAATAACATGTTTTACAGCTCGGGGCAAATTCCGCTCACTCCTGAAGGAGAGATGGTACAAGGCGACATAAAAGCACAAACACATCAAGTATTTCAAAACTTAAAAGCCGTTTTGGAAGCGGCTGGCGCATCGCTTGATACAGTAGTCAAAACGACGGTGTTTTTGAAAAACATGGATGACTTTGCGGCAATGAATGAAGTATATAGTGAATATTTCACTAACCATAAACCGGCGCGCTCGTGCGTGGAAGTGGCGAGACTGCCGAAAGACGCGCTTGTCGAAATTGAAGTAGTCGCGTTGATTCGATAA
- the spoVG gene encoding septation regulator SpoVG, translating to MEVTDVRLRRVNTEGRMKAIASITLDNEFVVHDIRVIDGNNGLFVAMPSKRTPDGEFRDIAHPINSATRGKIQEAILAEYHRLGKLEEELEEAGAS from the coding sequence ATGGAAGTTACTGACGTAAGATTACGCCGCGTAAATACCGAAGGACGTATGAAAGCCATTGCCTCTATCACATTGGATAACGAATTCGTTGTCCACGATATCCGCGTCATCGATGGCAATAACGGATTGTTTGTCGCAATGCCAAGCAAGCGCACTCCAGATGGAGAATTTCGCGACATTGCACATCCGATTAACTCAGCCACACGCGGAAAAATTCAAGAGGCAATATTAGCTGAGTATCACCGTTTAGGTAAATTGGAAGAAGAACTTGAAGAAGCTGGTGCTTCATAA
- the glmU gene encoding bifunctional UDP-N-acetylglucosamine diphosphorylase/glucosamine-1-phosphate N-acetyltransferase GlmU: MVKRYAVILAAGQGTRMKSKQYKVLHPVCGKPMVQHVVDQVLQLGIEKLITVVGFGAEQVKAQLGDQSEYAFQQEQLGTAHAVMQAAPYLQEKDGVTLVVCGDTPLITAETMQALLDHHLATNAKATILTAVADNPAGYGRIVRDAHGNVEKIVEHKDASEQERAIKEINTGTYCFDNKSLFEALTHVSNNNAQGEYYLTDVIEILKSNGSIISAYKAPSFEETIGVNDRVALAEAEKIMRERICRKHMMNGVTIIDPAHTYISAEVRIGRDTVIYPGTVIEGKTVIGEDCTIGPNSEIKDCWIGNGTTIRHSVAHDSEIGNDVTIGPFAHIRPSSKIDDEVRIGNFVEVKKSTFGKGSKASHLSYIGDAEVGVNVNLGCGSITVNYDGKNKHITKIEDGAFIGCNANLIAPVTVGKGAYVAAGSTITDDVPENALSIARARQVNKENYVDRLSIKKNS, from the coding sequence ATGGTAAAACGATATGCGGTCATATTGGCGGCTGGACAGGGGACAAGGATGAAGTCGAAGCAATATAAAGTATTGCACCCTGTTTGCGGCAAGCCAATGGTCCAGCATGTGGTGGACCAAGTTTTACAGCTGGGAATAGAAAAGCTTATTACGGTTGTTGGATTTGGAGCAGAACAAGTAAAGGCGCAGCTTGGCGACCAAAGCGAATATGCCTTTCAGCAAGAGCAATTAGGAACGGCGCACGCGGTTATGCAGGCAGCCCCTTATTTACAGGAAAAAGATGGAGTAACGCTCGTTGTATGCGGAGATACACCATTAATTACTGCTGAAACGATGCAAGCTTTGCTTGATCATCATCTTGCGACCAATGCAAAAGCAACGATTTTGACAGCAGTTGCAGATAACCCTGCCGGATATGGCCGCATTGTTCGCGATGCTCATGGAAATGTTGAGAAAATTGTCGAACATAAAGATGCAAGCGAACAAGAACGTGCCATCAAGGAAATTAACACAGGGACATATTGTTTCGATAACAAGTCTTTGTTTGAAGCGCTTACACATGTATCAAACAATAACGCACAAGGCGAATATTATTTAACTGATGTCATTGAAATTTTAAAATCAAATGGCAGCATCATTTCCGCGTACAAAGCCCCATCTTTTGAAGAAACGATCGGGGTAAACGACCGTGTTGCCCTCGCTGAAGCAGAAAAAATTATGCGCGAGCGGATTTGTCGCAAACATATGATGAACGGGGTAACAATTATTGATCCTGCTCATACGTATATATCGGCTGAGGTGCGAATCGGCCGTGACACTGTGATTTATCCGGGTACGGTCATTGAAGGAAAAACGGTAATCGGTGAAGATTGTACGATTGGACCAAACTCGGAAATTAAAGATTGTTGGATTGGAAACGGCACAACGATTCGTCATTCCGTTGCCCATGACAGCGAAATTGGGAACGATGTCACGATTGGACCGTTTGCCCATATTCGTCCATCGTCGAAAATCGATGATGAGGTCCGCATCGGAAATTTTGTCGAAGTGAAAAAATCAACATTTGGAAAAGGAAGCAAAGCATCGCATTTAAGCTATATCGGCGATGCGGAAGTCGGCGTCAACGTTAATCTTGGCTGTGGATCGATTACGGTAAACTATGATGGGAAAAATAAACATATAACGAAAATTGAAGATGGGGCGTTTATTGGCTGTAATGCCAATTTAATTGCTCCTGTGACGGTTGGAAAAGGGGCTTATGTTGCCGCCGGTTCTACGATTACGGATGATGTTCCAGAAAACGCGTTATCGATTGCCCGCGCGCGGCAGGTAAATAAAGAGAATTATGTGGATCGTCTTTCGATCAAGAAAAATTCTTAA
- a CDS encoding ribose-phosphate diphosphokinase, which yields MSECHHKLKLFALNSNMKLAEEIAEVMGIELGKCSVSRFSDGEIQINIEESIRGDDVFVVQSTSVPVNEHLMELLIMIDALKRASAKTINIVMPYYGYARQDRKARSREPITAKLVANLLETAGASRVITLDLHAPQIQGFFDIPIDHLMGVPILAEYFKNKNLDDVVVVSPDHGGVTRTRKLADRLKAPIAIIDKRRPKPNVAEVMNIVGQVEGKTAILIDDIIDTAGTITLAANALIENGAKEVYACCTHPVLSGPAIERIQNSKIKELVVTNTIALPEEKKIDKIVELSVAPLIAEAITRVYEMKSVSVLFD from the coding sequence ATGTCTGAGTGTCACCACAAACTAAAACTGTTTGCGTTAAATTCTAACATGAAATTGGCGGAAGAAATTGCGGAAGTTATGGGAATTGAATTGGGCAAATGCTCTGTCTCCCGTTTTAGCGATGGGGAAATCCAAATTAACATTGAAGAAAGCATCCGCGGCGATGATGTTTTCGTTGTTCAATCGACAAGCGTCCCGGTCAATGAGCATTTAATGGAATTATTAATCATGATTGATGCGTTAAAACGCGCTTCCGCAAAAACGATTAATATTGTGATGCCGTATTACGGGTATGCCCGTCAAGACCGAAAAGCACGCTCCCGCGAGCCGATTACAGCAAAATTAGTGGCAAATCTTTTAGAAACAGCAGGAGCTTCCCGCGTCATTACACTTGATTTGCACGCGCCGCAAATTCAAGGATTTTTCGATATTCCGATTGATCATTTAATGGGAGTTCCGATTTTAGCTGAATATTTTAAAAATAAAAATCTTGATGATGTTGTTGTCGTTTCTCCAGACCATGGAGGAGTAACGCGGACACGAAAACTTGCTGACCGTTTAAAAGCGCCGATCGCCATCATTGATAAGCGCCGGCCAAAGCCAAATGTGGCGGAAGTCATGAATATCGTTGGACAAGTTGAAGGGAAAACTGCTATTTTAATTGATGATATCATTGATACGGCCGGAACGATTACATTAGCTGCCAACGCACTGATCGAAAACGGAGCGAAAGAAGTGTACGCATGCTGTACGCATCCGGTTCTGTCCGGTCCGGCAATTGAGCGCATTCAAAATTCAAAAATTAAAGAACTTGTTGTAACGAATACAATTGCGTTGCCAGAAGAGAAGAAAATTGATAAAATTGTAGAGCTGTCAGTTGCACCGCTTATTGCGGAGGCAATTACACGCGTATATGAAATGAAATCTGTCAGTGTGTTATTTGATTAA
- a CDS encoding 50S ribosomal protein L25/general stress protein Ctc translates to MAVVLEAKERPDKKHSTLRRIRLQGNIPGILYGKNIDNQMIFVSGAALEKTIREGGRHSLMTLKIGEKDYSVLLREIQRDPLRGNILHADFQAVDMSTEVDIDVDVRLIGEAAGEKDGGVLQQNLHQLTIRVLPANIPPSIDIDISHLQIGDTVTVGDINTGGKYEIIDDPSEVIATILPPQQEEEIHSGEQQEPGHPDAEEGRETTPES, encoded by the coding sequence ATGGCTGTAGTACTAGAAGCAAAAGAACGCCCAGATAAAAAACATTCCACACTTCGACGCATTCGTTTACAAGGAAATATTCCTGGAATATTATATGGGAAAAATATTGACAATCAAATGATTTTTGTTAGTGGCGCAGCACTTGAAAAAACGATCCGCGAAGGTGGGCGCCATAGCTTAATGACGCTGAAAATAGGCGAAAAAGATTATTCCGTCCTGTTGCGCGAGATCCAAAGAGATCCGCTGCGCGGCAATATTCTTCACGCTGATTTTCAAGCAGTAGACATGTCGACAGAAGTAGATATTGATGTTGATGTGCGCTTAATCGGCGAAGCTGCCGGAGAAAAAGACGGCGGCGTATTGCAACAAAATCTGCATCAATTAACGATCCGCGTATTGCCGGCGAATATTCCACCGTCGATTGATATTGACATTTCGCACCTTCAAATAGGCGATACGGTTACGGTGGGAGATATTAACACGGGCGGAAAATACGAAATTATCGATGATCCTTCTGAAGTGATTGCGACGATCTTGCCGCCACAACAGGAGGAAGAAATTCATAGCGGTGAACAGCAAGAACCTGGTCACCCTGATGCAGAAGAGGGAAGAGAAACGACTCCAGAGTCATAA
- the pth gene encoding aminoacyl-tRNA hydrolase — MKLFVGLGNPGKEYEQTRHNAGFMVIDELAKRWNISFQTTKFHGMMASTVIFGEKVALCKPLTYMNLSGECVRPLMDYYHIDVDDVIVIYDDLDLPPGKIRLRMKGSSGGHNGIKSLIHHLGTQEFKRVRIGIGRPANGQKITDYVLGRFTKEESDAVMEAILRAADACEKAVVTPFLQVMNEFNA; from the coding sequence TTGAAGCTATTTGTCGGGCTTGGAAATCCAGGAAAGGAATATGAACAAACGAGGCATAACGCTGGATTTATGGTAATTGATGAGCTTGCCAAGCGCTGGAATATTTCCTTTCAAACAACAAAATTTCATGGAATGATGGCCTCCACCGTCATTTTCGGAGAAAAAGTGGCATTATGTAAGCCGCTGACATATATGAATTTATCAGGGGAATGTGTTCGGCCGTTAATGGATTACTATCATATTGATGTCGATGATGTCATTGTCATATACGACGACCTTGACCTTCCCCCTGGGAAAATTCGCCTTCGCATGAAAGGAAGCTCCGGTGGACATAACGGCATTAAATCATTAATTCATCACCTAGGCACGCAAGAATTTAAACGAGTTCGCATCGGGATTGGGCGCCCGGCAAATGGGCAAAAGATAACCGATTATGTGTTGGGCCGCTTTACTAAAGAAGAAAGCGACGCGGTAATGGAGGCGATTTTACGCGCGGCGGATGCGTGTGAAAAAGCAGTGGTGACGCCATTTCTGCAAGTGATGAATGAATTTAACGCATGA
- a CDS encoding anti-sigma-F factor Fin family protein, with amino-acid sequence MALHYYCRHCGTKIGTIDRVSIYSEQLGFHHLTEEERLEMISYQPNGDIHVKTICEDCQEALTRNPELHQYEKFIH; translated from the coding sequence ATGGCATTACATTATTATTGCCGGCATTGCGGAACAAAAATAGGGACGATTGATAGAGTCTCCATATATAGCGAACAATTAGGATTTCACCATTTGACAGAGGAAGAACGATTGGAGATGATTTCGTATCAACCGAATGGTGATATTCACGTAAAAACGATTTGTGAGGATTGTCAAGAGGCGCTGACGAGAAATCCGGAACTACATCAATATGAGAAATTTATACATTAA